In one Rutidosis leptorrhynchoides isolate AG116_Rl617_1_P2 chromosome 8, CSIRO_AGI_Rlap_v1, whole genome shotgun sequence genomic region, the following are encoded:
- the LOC139861964 gene encoding sialyltransferase-like protein 1 → MTRSLKSSSSTRRPTFIYLIFSATIFSLLVFALQSFFFTGNRIKSVNVEDVQILSEFQSDVQQCVANRGFGLTAHIVDHCKLILKFPEGTNSTWLNPQFKTYEPLEYKYDVCEALLLWEQYRNMTTVLTREYLDARPDGWMDYAAKRIAQLGAKDCSNRALCEEHLNPVLPAKPPFHPRQFKRCAVVGNSGDLLKTEFGEEIDSHDAVIRDNEAPVNEKYAKHVGLKRDFRLGVRGTARNMVPILNGSDDEVLVIKSVTHRDFNKMIDTIPNPVYLFQGIVLRRGAKGTGMKSVELALSMCDIVDIYGFTVDPGYTEWTRYFSEPRKGHNPLQGRAYYQLLECLGVIRIHSPMRAERVQDWSDVPGHEKIGIAHGAAMRLKRSQEGEYDKLGQFSNCKVWGNSGPYGSGPVSGSRDMSNKRRNSNYSKWEVMPFKSLRREAQEHYNQMEGVSLYKMDGNKLDDLVCVRHPLDSEE, encoded by the exons ATGACTAGAAGTTTAAAATCATCTTCATCAACAAGAAGACCTACATTTATTTATCTCATATTCTCTGCTACTATCTTCTCGTTACTTGTTTTCGCACTTCAATCCTTCTTCTTCACTG GTAATCGAATCAAATCTGTTAACGTAGAAGACGTACAGATCTTATCTGAGTTTCAATCCGACGTTCAGCAATGCGTG GCGAACAGAGGATTTGGACTTACTGCGCATATTGTTGACCACTGCAAGTTGATTCTTAAGTTTCCTGAAGGGACTAATAGCACCTGG TTGAACCCGCAGTTTAAGACATATGAGCCATTAGAGTACAAATATGATGTTTGTGAGGCACTTCTCTTGTGGGAGCAG TACCGTAACATGACTACAGTATTGACAAGAGAGTATTTAGATGCACGGCCCGATGGCTGGATGGACTATGCAGCCAAAAGAATAGCACAACT AGGGGCTAAAGATTGTAGCAATCGGGCGCTTTGTGAGGAGCACCTTAATCCAGTTTTGCCAGCCAAACCACCGTTTCACCCTCGCCAGTTTAAAAGGTGTGCTGTTGTTGGAAACTCAGGTGATCTTTTGAAGACTGAATTTGGTGAAGAAATTGACAGTCATGATGCAGTTATAAGAGACAATGAGGCACCTGTCAATGAG AAATATGCAAAGCACGTTGGTCTAAAGAGAGATTTTCGACTAGGAGTTAGGGGAACTGCTCGTAACATGGTCCCCATTCTCAATGGATCAG ATGATGAGGTGCTTGTTATTAAAAGTGTGACTCACAGAGACTTCAATAAAATGATTGAT ACAATTCCAAATCCCGTATACCTCTTCCAGGGTATTGTATTACGCAGAGGTGCGAAAGGAACTGGGATGAAATCAGTTGAGCTGGCACTTTCCATGTGTGATATTGTGGATATATATGGTTTCACTGTCGATCCTGGCTACACTGAatg GACCAGATACTTCTCTGAACCAAGAAAAGGGCACAATCCACTTCAAGGAAGGGCATACTACCAGCTCCTAGAATGCCTCGGT GTTATTAGGATACATTCTCCTATGAGAGCAGAACGGGTGCAAGACTGGTCTGATGTACCAGGTCATGAGAAGATAGGCATCGCTCATGGAGCTGCGATGCGACTAAAGAGAAGTCAAGAGGGTGAATACGATAAATTAGGACAATTTAGCAACTGTAAGGTGTGGGGAAATTCAGGTCCCTACGGTAGTGGGCCAGTGTCCGGATCTCGAGATATGAGTAACAAAAGGAGGAATTCAAATTACAGTAAATGGGAAGTCATGCCTTTTAAGAGTTTGAGAAGAGAAGCACAGGAACATTATAACCAGATGGAAGGTGTGTCACTGTATAAAATGGATGGCAACAAATTAGATGATCTGGTGTGCGTTCGACATCCCTTAGATTCTGAAGAATAG
- the LOC139862660 gene encoding uncharacterized protein gives MACTIDFRRLDEGFGGKTYKRKRAEQQQEIDAIMDVDGNADVTEELQSSKRQAVSSIENPDKPIFGKPTYDGVIAGKVSGRKWKQPKTQRSSAVRVSLKKSTFEERSKQKEIKRAYKERITELKEEIRKNKVEKREKKKEREKRKEENVLKSGTKLQVITNPNTLKKIAKSKKRKLLKMVPDSVVKK, from the coding sequence ATGGCGTGCACCATTGATTTCCGTCGTTTAGATGAAGGCTTCGGCGGCAAGACCTACAAACGAAAGAGAGCCGAACAGCAACAAGAGATCGATGCAATCATGGACGTTGACGGCAACGCTGACGTCACCGAAGAGCTCCAATCGTCAAAACGTCAAGCCGTTTCATCAATCGAAAACCCTGACAAACCGATCTTCGGTAAACCGACATACGACGGCGTGATTGCCGGAAAAGTATCCGGTAGGAAGTGGAAACAACCGAAAACGCAACGATCGTCGGCAGTTAGGGTTAGTTTGAAGAAATCGACGTTTGAAGAGCGATCGAAACAGAAGGAGATTAAGAGAGCGTATAAGGAGAGGATAACGGAGTTGAAGGAAGAGATTAGGAAGAATAAGGTTGAGAAGAGAGAGAAGAAGAAGGAGAGGGAGAAGAGGAAGGAAGAGAATGTATTGAAATCTGGTACGAAGCTTCAAGTTATTACGAATCCGAATACGTTGAAGAAGATTGCTAAATCGAAGAAGAGGAAGCTTTTGAAAATGGTTCCGGATAGCGTTGTTAAGAAGTAG